One Lepisosteus oculatus isolate fLepOcu1 chromosome 12, fLepOcu1.hap2, whole genome shotgun sequence genomic window, AGACGATTTGGTACAATAAGTCCTAACGTGTGTAAAATGGCTGGCATAGAATGTGCCTGTGGAGTATTAAGgaagttttgcattttaaatttcacCTAGTATTCGTATAGCTGGAAACGTGCAGTTTGTTTCGAGTTTGCCATTATGGTAGATGCATGTGCTCTGCTTCTCTGTagaactttcatttttattatcataCCTTTGTATGGAATAGAATAGCCCATGGGCTCAATTTGCTTACCCACTGTAGAAGAAAATCAGGTTTTAAAGGGGAGAAGCTGTgctaaagattatttttataattattcagTCATCTGATTGCTTTTTGTTATAAGATATCGCACAACAATCGGCatatttgtttctttgtcatacagtatatataaagttAAACGCTGACATCTTAATGGGTGGGTGTGGAGATagttatgtattttatatttcaataaAGTTCACAAGTTTGCAATTTAACTGGGTATGAAAATAAGGTATTTTTTGTTCAGGAAAAAAGTTAAGTTTATGGGTGTTTCATAGAGTATTTCAGATTTAAGCCGGAATGTAGGTCCTATGTTGTTTATCCAACAATTGTGGTGTAAAATCACTTTTTGGTATCCAGAGTAATTTACATTTGATCATGTTaagcatattgttaaattaaaaaaacaaggactATTTCAAGACAAtactatttttttacaattgccatGTGATTTGTATGAAGCGCAAAACTGATCATCTTGATTGAACGATGAGGAGAATTCAGTGTTTTCAAACTAAAATGGTAGGGCTGCCAAAAACATATGTTTGGATAAGGACTGATTTGTGATCCAAGaggtattatttaaaaaatgtagtcaTGTTTAACTTTCTGGTGTGTAGTGGAGgttattaatgtttttgttgtgttaAGTTGCATGTATGGTTTGGTGTCTTTCAGAATAtgcatttattatatttttgtgaATGCACTGCCATCTTGTGGCTCTGAGTTTTTAGTTAAGGTACTGCATTTGTACTCTTGAATTCTATCATCTTCTATACATTTCTATAATCTTCTcttcttttaaatgtatatcACCTTTATTTGAGCTTAGCTGAGGTATACTAAAAGTAAGGTATTTGATTATGGATAGTTAAAAGGTAATTAAAATTTATAATATAGTAGTAATGTAATTTTTTGCCTCTATAGGTATGCTTAGCTTTCCATGGTGCTTCCGTTTACATATACTATACAGATAATGAACATATTTTTGAGGAGAGAAaatcaatgtgtattttatTGATGTATAATATCTTATAGGCTCTGTGCACTTGTGCTTTAAGAAAACCTTTATTAAAAGCTATTTTCTACCATATGAAGTTACAGGGGATGAAAACTGAGAATTAGGGCCTGTTTTGGGTTTAGTCTGGATGGTAAAAGCTAACTTGTTCCGTGTGGGTGGGGAAGAGAATTGTGGATAATGTCAGGGTAGGATTATATCAGCCTTTTTCTCTCCCCTGTTCTGCCTGTCTTGATACAATAGCAGTATTTGTGTGGAGGTCCTGGCCCATGGTTGTTCCAACTCAATACTCTGTTAAGGTCAAGAGTCAGGCGTGTGAATGAAAAGCCTTATTGAGGGCACAGGAACTCTTGCCTGAGGTCTGTTTTCCAGCTTTAAAGACTTTTTCTCTCACTTCCTGTTGAATAATAAAAACCCTTCAgtagtgcaaaactttgaaaaatggTTAAGTTACAGTCCTAAATGCCCGAATTTCTTAGGTATTaatcaaaaccaaaacaaatcaGGATAGTTTTTTATGATAATGccagtttaaagaaaaacattaaagcaTGATGTGGGTGTTGAAGAATTATATATGTTAAAGATGTGAAATATCTTTTTGGTTGATTTATTAGAGGCTTGTAACTAAAGTTAAGCCCATGGCTTATAACCTTAAGATGTTTCAGAACCAATAAATTTCTGCAATGAAGTGTTTTATTCTGCTTTTCTTATACTAACAAATTTAAACTTACGGTTTCTCTAATAGCCTTCAATGGGCTGTAAAGCTGTTCTTTAGCCTAataaatttttttaatttattgtgctgttttgttcttgttttaaatTTCTCAGAACCTGTATCTTCCTCTCTTCTAGAGCTAAGACCCCCACTGTGGCATCATGAGCTGGAGCTTCTTGACCCGTCTGTTGGAGGAGATCCATAATCACTCCACCTTTGTGGGAAAGGTGTGGCTTACCATTCTTGTCGTCTTCCGTATTGTACTGACAGCTGTGGGAGGGGAGTCCATCTATTATGATGAACAAAGCAAGTTTGTGTGTAACACGCAGCAACCTGGATGTGAGAATGTTTGCTATGATGCCTTTGCACCCCTCTCACATGTGAGATTCTGGGTCTTCCAGATTATTATGGTATCTACTCCTTCCATCATGTACCTTGGCTTTGCTGTACATAAGATCACCAGGATGAGTGATCAGGAGTACAGGCCCAAGAATAGGAAACGGGTGCCTGTGGTCCAACGTGGGGCCAGCAGAGACTACGAAGAAGCTGAAGACAATGGTGAAGAGGATCCAATGATCTTTGAGGAAATTGAACCGGAGAAAGACAAAAAGGACGAGAAGTCGACGGAGAAGAAACACGATGGGAGGCGGAGAATCAAGAAAGATGGCCTGATGAAAATCTATGTCCTACAGTTGTTGACGCGTTCCATCTTCGAAGTGGCCTTCCTCTTTGGCCAGTACATTCTGTATGGCTTTGAGGTTGTCCCCTCATATGTCTGCAGCCGGAGCCCATGCCCTCATACTGTGGACTGCTTTGTCTCCAGGCCTACTGAGAAAACCATCTTCCTTCTGATTATGTATGTGGTGAGTGGGCTTTGCTTGCTGATGGAcatctttgaaatgtttcacTTGGGTTTTGGTGGCATTAGAGATGCACTGAGAAATAGGTCCAGGCGGCCTCCTGTGGTTGTGAATCCCAGGGCTTCCATCTGTAGGCAGATGCCCTCTGCGCCTCCTGGTTACCACTCAGTCCTCAAGAAGGATCCAAAGGGAAAGATTGCCAATGGCCACAAGCTAGAATTCAGGGACAACCTCGGGGATTCAGGCCGGGAATCATTTGGGGATGAATCTACATCTAGGGAGCTGGACAAACTGCGCAGACACCTGAAGATGGCTCAAGAGCAACTGGATCTGGCATACCAGATTGAAACTGGCAGCCCCTCACGAAGCAGCAGCCCCGAGTCTAATGGGACAGCAGCTGAGCAGAACCGGCTGAACTTTGCACAGGAGAAGCAGGGGGAAACCTGTGAGAAAGAAGGTGAGTTGGATTTTGGAATTGCCTTCTTTTTTGCACATTGTTTTATGCTCAGttgaatattttcaaattgAGGGTGCCCAAAAGGCTCAAACATTAAGCACTCACTCAAGCACAGGTTGAGCTTCATGGTTCAGATGTCCCAAAATAGAGCCTGGGTTATGTTACTAACCGACTATGACTGGGATTCCTAAAATTACAAGGCACAAACAACTGATTGCCATGAAGAAATAATTCTTTCCAGGGCTTTCTTACCTCCAGCTTTCTTATCTCTTTACCCACCTGGGTGCTTGCAGTGTTGTCAGTCAGGGATGCACCCCATTAGTAGGCACCAAGTCCTGCTAAGAGCTCTGTAGCCTGTGTGGTGTTAAAAGCCAAGTGCCAAGAAGGTGGGCAGGTTGGAGGAATCTGCTTGCACTTTCCAATTTTTCCTTATGGAAGATTGCAGGTGCACCCAGACATGGTAAACATAACTAGCTATTCCATATTCAGTAGTTTAGCaaatgtagtgtttttttaactaattTTAAATTTCCGTTGAGCTGGAAGCTTTGTAATAACTGCTCACAattcctcttttttatgtgcttGATTTGCAGTGCGatgtaaataataaatttatactgttaaaagtattttaaaatttgatgtGCACTAGAGTGCATTGAAACTAACTGCATGCAtcagtatttcatttcattttaccagaaaacttaaaaatgttgctttttagTCTAAGAATAGGGATAATCCTGGAATAGGTTTAGTTACTGGGGTCTGGTGGCTGATTTGTATAAATGACACCTTAGAATGTTTTAGTAATGGGTCAGATGTATATTCAGCGTCTCTTGTACGTATGTTGGGATctcttaaaaatgcaaatatttcaaaatgtccTCCATATGTCCttaagttattttttccacCTCTTTTAGGAATGCGAGCCTGAACCTTTTCAAGCTGAATTCTGCATATGTAAAAGCTTTTCCATCTCAAGATCAAAGTCTTCCAAAGGATGGTGAAAAATGTCAGAGAATCAAGGACGGAAAACATAGAGGACTAAGATACTTG contains:
- the LOC102693312 gene encoding gap junction gamma-1 protein-like → MSWSFLTRLLEEIHNHSTFVGKVWLTILVVFRIVLTAVGGESIYYDEQSKFVCNTQQPGCENVCYDAFAPLSHVRFWVFQIIMVSTPSIMYLGFAVHKITRMSDQEYRPKNRKRVPVVQRGASRDYEEAEDNGEEDPMIFEEIEPEKDKKDEKSTEKKHDGRRRIKKDGLMKIYVLQLLTRSIFEVAFLFGQYILYGFEVVPSYVCSRSPCPHTVDCFVSRPTEKTIFLLIMYVVSGLCLLMDIFEMFHLGFGGIRDALRNRSRRPPVVVNPRASICRQMPSAPPGYHSVLKKDPKGKIANGHKLEFRDNLGDSGRESFGDESTSRELDKLRRHLKMAQEQLDLAYQIETGSPSRSSSPESNGTAAEQNRLNFAQEKQGETCEKEGMRA